The Nitrospirota bacterium sequence AGCTCTTTAAATAATTTTTTAAGTCCCGATAATAGTTCTCATGAGGCCCAATCATAATTAATTCCAAATCCTTTTCAATAATCCTATAGGCAAGCAGATACGCCATTGTTTTAATCTTGAATTTATGGACGAATATCCCCCTGAGATCTCCCTTCTTTTCATCTCCGATAGAGGGATTGTTTGCTATTTTGCTTACCTCCTGGTCTAATATCTCTTTTTCTCGTTTGGGCAGTTTTTTCGCTTTTTTCTCGAACAGCCTTGACTGGTATATTTTCATGCGCTTTATCCGAATTTATACTCTGATTTAGCGCCTTGCTCTAATTCTTCTATTCCAATCAAAATCTCCTTGATAAGATTATAGGGCAAATCCGGATTTTCTTCCGCGCACTTGCCTATGCGAGCCCAATGTTCAATCTGGCCGGTTAACGACCTGTGGTCTATACGGCTGAATTTTTTCGCATCACCAATCAAC is a genomic window containing:
- a CDS encoding type II toxin-antitoxin system RelE/ParE family toxin; its protein translation is MKIYQSRLFEKKAKKLPKREKEILDQEVSKIANNPSIGDEKKGDLRGIFVHKFKIKTMAYLLAYRIIEKDLELIMIGPHENYYRDLKNYLKS